One Mustelus asterias chromosome 12, sMusAst1.hap1.1, whole genome shotgun sequence genomic region harbors:
- the LOC144501873 gene encoding armadillo repeat-containing protein 10-like — MGELFDETCRKRLIGILTGAGAVYLLYRAIRSGLVSPPEDDEDLLIDKCGNSTLDSIGALGDHSGPSNSVSSNSVKMNIRDLKTVLTILHESKDPVIRGTILTSIYRIPGFSTSQELFRSEGGISIIAESLDDPLNYIKASAVTAFNFLSNDPVNRDLLVKYIPQVLKLTTSTFQEFEQLPCLRFLTKMSHNHQNHFLLKHAIPDFFHLLQTGSSSIKFQVLQILINFSTNLELTFDMLNVPVQASFLFLFNYFQRQDVLNDLLLLISNLNEVRRSLPYRLNNHEYLEDSIFVLLFGSNSQFSSRLVYLMAFPDDRIKLQAARIVTNIG; from the coding sequence ATGGGGGAACTCTTTGATGAAACATGCAGGAAGAGGTTAATAGGGATTCTAACTGGCGCAGGAGCTGTATATTTACTATACAGAGCTATCCGATCAGGACTAGTCAGTCCGCCAGAGGACGATGAAGACCTGCTTATCGACAAGTGCGGGAATAGTACTCTGGACAGTATTGGCGCTCTGGGGGATCACTCTGGTCCATCAAATTCTGTTTCATCTAACTCTGTCAAGATGAATATTCGGGACCTGAAGACAGTCTTGACTATCCTTCATGAAAGTAAGGATCCCGTTATCAGAGGGACGATCCTAACGAGTATTTATCGCATCCCCGGCTTTTCCACCAGCCAGGAGCTATTCCGTTCGGAAGGTGGGATCTCCATCATTGCGGAATCACTGGATGATCCTCTCAACTACATCAAGGCCAGCGCTGTGACAGCCTTCAATTTCCTCAGCAATGATCCCGTAAATCGTGATTTGCTGGTGAAATATATCCCGCAGGTCCTGAAACTGACCACTTCCACCTTCCAAGAGTTTGAGCAGTTGCCGTGCCTAAGGTTCCTCACCAAGATGTCCCACAACCACCAGAACCACTTCCTGCTGAAACATGCAATCCCAGACTTCTTCCACTTGCTGCAAACGGGATCATCCAGCATCAAGTTCCAAGTGCTTCAGATCCTCATCAACTTCTCCACGAACCTGGAGCTGACCTTTGACATGCTGAACGTGCCGGTCCAAGCGTCCTTCCTTTTCCTCTTTAATTATTTCCAGCGGCAGGATGTTCTGAACGATCTCCTCTTGTTGATAAGCAACCTGAACGAGGTCAGGAGGAGTCTACCCTACAGGCTGAACAACCACGAATACCTCGAGGACTCGATTTTTGTCCTGTTGTTTGGATCCAACTCTCAGTTTTCAAGTAGGCTTGTTTATTTAATGGCCTTTCCAGATGATAGGATTAAGCTGCAGGCTGCTCGGATTGTCACTAACATAGGGTGA